From Chryseobacterium joostei, the proteins below share one genomic window:
- a CDS encoding helix-turn-helix transcriptional regulator — MGLIAALPDIDKHDKSVFVMHEKSEKLIPFHKHTKGQLSYVEGGIAYITIDNRTYVVPARHFFWIPQGMEHILEIGHTATVLRSLYFYAHDDISDPFYGRLGIYPASELLIQMIKYSEIWDEKHVTEKDENFEFLVALKKILPKTHNQPLPIILPATHNKQMMRIVSYLEWNIGEKLTLGNVSARFGLSERSMSRLFKADMNISFLQYLKTLRIIKAIELLLNTDKSINEIADDVGYSSISAFSDTFHEFTQSRPSDLRKSSKAF; from the coding sequence ATGGGATTAATTGCAGCACTACCGGATATAGATAAACATGATAAAAGTGTATTTGTAATGCACGAAAAATCAGAAAAACTAATTCCTTTTCATAAGCATACAAAAGGACAATTGAGCTATGTAGAGGGTGGTATCGCCTATATTACAATTGACAATAGAACGTATGTGGTACCTGCCAGACATTTTTTCTGGATTCCACAAGGGATGGAACATATTTTAGAGATCGGGCATACAGCTACGGTCCTTCGTTCTCTTTATTTTTATGCCCATGATGATATTTCTGATCCTTTCTATGGCAGGCTGGGGATTTATCCGGCATCAGAACTTTTGATTCAAATGATTAAATACTCAGAGATATGGGATGAGAAGCATGTTACGGAAAAGGACGAAAATTTTGAATTTCTAGTAGCTTTAAAAAAAATACTTCCCAAAACTCACAATCAGCCCCTGCCTATCATTCTTCCTGCTACCCACAATAAACAGATGATGAGAATCGTCTCTTATCTCGAATGGAATATCGGGGAAAAGCTTACACTAGGTAATGTAAGTGCCAGATTCGGGCTGAGTGAACGCTCCATGTCCCGTCTGTTTAAGGCCGATATGAATATTTCCTTTCTTCAATATCTAAAAACATTAAGAATCATCAAGGCAATTGAACTGCTTTTAAATACGGATAAATCTATTAACGAAATTGCAGATGATGTGGGTTATAGCTCCATTAGTGCATTCAGTGATACTTTTCATGAGTTTACCCAATCCAGACCGTCTGACCTTAGAAAAAGCAGTAAGGCTTTTTAA
- a CDS encoding TolC family protein, which translates to MKIYLTGLLMLGTSYTISAHTGNPRNDTIRLSLKDAWQKAEENSRHIKINTINVDIAEAEVKDAKRERLPEIEVKGSAEKASNIPIYENGIFSKPTQHEVIHTLYRAGADFYLNIYNGNKLNLKIKENKTLQKVKEIQKEQAISDIHYKTASLYLELQKTFIFRNLIKQDIADQKVQLKEIQALYKNGVVLKSDVLRIELELSKRKMTLVTIENDILIAMQKLNIILGVPDDQVVIPEAPFSQWNENTTYAEYLKLALDHSFNYHVSEQQTELSKIKLKQVKANLSPKIGMYGEFYYANPQIFLYPYNPYWYSLGIVGIKASFSISSLYHNTQKVKAAALEFEKEEEVHKDTEDKVRQQVKEAYLRYQEALEQIKVAETNVVQAKENARIIKNTYFNQTSLITELLDADIQVLQTKFELEAAKIMAQNNYYLLQNITGVL; encoded by the coding sequence ATGAAAATTTATCTTACCGGATTGCTGATGCTGGGAACTTCCTACACTATATCAGCCCATACAGGCAATCCACGAAATGATACCATCCGTCTCTCCCTAAAAGATGCATGGCAAAAAGCTGAAGAAAACAGCCGTCATATTAAAATCAATACCATCAATGTAGACATCGCCGAAGCTGAAGTAAAAGACGCCAAAAGGGAAAGACTTCCGGAAATAGAAGTTAAAGGATCCGCAGAAAAAGCATCCAATATCCCAATTTATGAAAATGGTATTTTTTCAAAACCTACCCAACATGAAGTAATTCATACACTTTACAGAGCAGGAGCAGATTTTTATCTGAATATTTATAACGGAAATAAGCTGAACCTTAAGATTAAGGAAAATAAAACGCTTCAAAAAGTAAAAGAAATTCAAAAAGAGCAGGCCATTTCTGATATTCATTACAAAACGGCAAGTCTTTATCTTGAACTACAGAAAACTTTCATCTTCAGGAATCTTATTAAGCAGGATATTGCAGATCAAAAAGTCCAGCTTAAAGAGATACAGGCTCTTTATAAAAATGGAGTAGTTCTGAAAAGTGATGTTTTAAGAATAGAACTGGAACTTTCCAAAAGAAAAATGACCTTGGTGACCATTGAGAATGATATTCTCATTGCCATGCAAAAGCTGAATATTATTTTAGGTGTTCCGGATGATCAGGTTGTTATTCCTGAGGCTCCGTTCAGTCAATGGAATGAAAATACAACCTATGCGGAATACCTGAAACTGGCTTTGGATCATTCTTTCAATTATCATGTTTCAGAACAGCAAACTGAACTGAGCAAGATTAAACTGAAGCAGGTAAAAGCCAATTTAAGTCCTAAAATTGGAATGTATGGAGAATTTTATTATGCCAACCCTCAGATTTTTCTTTATCCATATAATCCATACTGGTACTCACTGGGAATTGTGGGAATTAAGGCTTCATTTTCCATTTCTTCTCTTTATCACAATACCCAAAAAGTAAAAGCGGCAGCACTGGAATTTGAAAAAGAAGAGGAGGTACACAAGGATACAGAGGATAAAGTAAGACAACAGGTAAAAGAAGCCTATTTAAGATATCAGGAAGCCCTTGAACAGATAAAAGTTGCTGAAACCAATGTGGTTCAGGCGAAAGAAAATGCAAGAATCATCAAAAATACCTATTTCAATCAAACTTCTCTTATAACAGAACTTCTGGATGCTGATATACAGGTTCTTCAGACAAAATTTGAATTGGAGGCTGCAAAGATTATGGCACAGAACAATTATTATTTACTACAAAATATTACAGGCGTTTTATAA
- a CDS encoding glycosyltransferase family 117 protein: MKNWSFKKWNTVTGWFLFGIAFITYLSTIEHSLSFWDCGEYISSAVKLEVTHAPGAALFQIMGAVASIFALGNSENYSLVINAMSALFSAFTILFLFWTITHFLRRLLNKDFEEISRHQEISILFAGAIGALCFTFSDTFWFSAVEGEVYSMASLFIALLVWLITKWENEYQAADNERWIILIFFMIGLSVGVHMMCMLSIPAICLVYYARNYTFTWKSFIIANLVTLGVLTIVFKIIFPLIMTMFGQLEIFFVNGLGLPFHSGTIAAFMIMAAMSFFLIKYARKTKKNIYQTIVLSVVYMIIGFSCWLVIPIRANANPPMNLNDPDTAIGMKDYYNREQYGDWPTIYGQNYTAALDRKGLEKNEDGSYKRKITGDIYEKDEKTKTYRKTGERFNYVFSKSHISFMPRMFSEDKEVTANYIAMYGAPDFTFNYDNEEVADNPQAKQIFDELRTKYENKTITAEDYLKVKPYDLINVQRPSFAQNMDYFITFQNGYYFVRYLMWNFVGRQNDLQGHMENTHGNWISGFSFIDNALLGNQDHMPAKFKNESTVKFFFLPLILGLIGFFFQLNKDFRRFYAILSLFILTSFGIVFYTGVKPFEVRERDYAMVGSFYAFAIWIGLGAGAILWFLQSKIKSNGANVAVGIVLLGIPFMMGFQNYTSHDRSKKSAAYDSAYSFLKSLPKNDIFIIYGDNDTFPTWAIQETERFRDDVKTVNFTLLATPWSIDQVKRRTYNAMGIPGELTHEEYRDGVNDQVYLMKKDDWEGLFAMLKEQGAPDTEFQTFRKYLTQDSMTLKEAMQFLKLKSAEKDELLKMYFGEKEYEKYNIIPVNKFILPVNKENAVKSGIINPKDLPDAVDHIMINYEAHTLYKSNLMMLDMLANFDWKRPINFSSGGLYDSENIFYLDDYLQFDGFSYRLVPIHTPQGPDGDKGRVDANSLYNVVKNFKWGNFKDLSIYYDETATSNIIGYRMSVSRAASALVLNGQKAKAQELLDLVAKEIPVEKYNDPRSLSSIVTAYIVAGEEQKGIQLAEKLKKGIFDEYDYYLKLSPSFQAAARRQMRTKPMEYALVISAVTEGYRRLGQNEKAHAYLLKSVEPIDQKFNVFIKSLQQMDKEKAMKESENVQQITPFYQYLFDVMKPFDSAYSKKKEEQITTAMIRATQ; encoded by the coding sequence ATGAAAAACTGGTCTTTTAAAAAATGGAACACCGTAACGGGATGGTTCCTTTTCGGTATTGCTTTTATTACCTATCTCTCTACCATAGAGCATTCGCTTAGTTTTTGGGATTGTGGAGAGTATATTTCCTCAGCTGTTAAACTTGAAGTAACCCATGCCCCGGGAGCCGCCTTATTCCAGATTATGGGAGCTGTGGCGAGTATTTTTGCATTAGGAAATTCAGAAAACTATTCTCTGGTAATCAATGCAATGTCAGCTCTTTTTAGTGCATTTACTATTTTGTTCCTGTTTTGGACCATTACCCATTTTTTAAGAAGACTTTTAAATAAGGATTTTGAAGAAATTTCCAGACATCAGGAGATTTCTATTCTGTTTGCAGGAGCAATCGGGGCTTTATGTTTTACATTCTCAGATACTTTCTGGTTCTCTGCAGTGGAGGGGGAAGTATACTCCATGGCCTCCCTATTTATTGCGTTATTGGTCTGGCTCATTACCAAATGGGAAAACGAATATCAGGCAGCAGATAATGAACGATGGATTATTCTTATTTTCTTTATGATAGGCCTTTCGGTTGGGGTACATATGATGTGCATGCTGTCAATTCCTGCGATCTGTCTGGTGTATTATGCCAGAAACTATACATTCACCTGGAAGAGTTTTATAATTGCTAATCTGGTAACCCTTGGTGTGTTAACCATTGTGTTTAAGATTATTTTTCCTTTGATCATGACGATGTTTGGACAGTTGGAAATTTTCTTTGTCAACGGATTAGGACTTCCTTTTCATTCAGGAACCATAGCTGCATTTATGATAATGGCTGCAATGAGTTTCTTTCTGATTAAATATGCCCGAAAAACCAAGAAGAATATTTATCAAACCATCGTTTTATCGGTTGTATACATGATTATTGGTTTTTCTTGTTGGCTGGTAATCCCGATCAGGGCTAATGCCAATCCTCCAATGAACCTTAACGATCCTGATACGGCAATTGGGATGAAAGATTATTACAACAGAGAGCAATACGGTGATTGGCCAACCATCTACGGACAAAACTATACGGCTGCCCTTGACAGGAAAGGACTTGAAAAAAATGAAGACGGCAGCTACAAAAGAAAAATAACCGGTGACATTTATGAAAAGGATGAAAAAACAAAAACTTACAGAAAAACCGGGGAAAGATTCAACTATGTTTTCAGTAAGTCACATATAAGTTTTATGCCAAGGATGTTCAGTGAAGATAAGGAAGTAACGGCTAATTATATTGCCATGTATGGAGCTCCTGATTTTACGTTCAATTATGATAATGAGGAAGTTGCAGACAATCCGCAGGCAAAGCAAATTTTCGATGAATTGAGAACCAAATATGAAAATAAGACCATTACAGCAGAAGATTATCTAAAAGTAAAGCCTTATGATCTTATCAATGTGCAAAGGCCTTCATTTGCACAAAATATGGACTATTTTATTACCTTTCAGAATGGATATTATTTTGTAAGATACCTCATGTGGAACTTCGTGGGAAGGCAAAATGATCTACAGGGTCATATGGAAAACACGCACGGAAATTGGATCTCCGGATTCTCCTTTATAGATAATGCTTTGTTGGGAAATCAGGATCATATGCCGGCCAAATTTAAGAATGAAAGCACGGTGAAATTCTTCTTTTTACCACTTATTTTAGGTTTGATTGGTTTCTTTTTCCAGCTAAATAAGGATTTTAGAAGATTTTATGCAATTCTTTCATTGTTTATTCTGACCAGCTTTGGAATTGTTTTTTATACAGGAGTGAAACCGTTTGAAGTAAGAGAAAGAGATTATGCAATGGTGGGATCTTTCTATGCTTTTGCTATCTGGATCGGGTTGGGAGCAGGAGCAATTCTATGGTTCCTGCAATCCAAGATCAAATCGAATGGAGCTAATGTGGCAGTAGGAATAGTCTTATTAGGAATTCCTTTTATGATGGGCTTCCAAAACTATACCTCTCACGATCGAAGCAAAAAGAGTGCAGCGTATGACTCTGCCTATTCATTTCTTAAATCTTTACCTAAAAATGATATCTTCATTATCTATGGAGACAACGATACTTTTCCTACATGGGCAATTCAGGAAACAGAAAGATTCAGGGATGATGTGAAAACAGTCAACTTCACCCTTTTAGCCACGCCTTGGAGTATCGATCAGGTAAAAAGAAGAACCTACAATGCAATGGGAATTCCGGGAGAATTAACCCATGAAGAATATAGAGACGGAGTAAATGATCAGGTTTATCTGATGAAAAAGGATGATTGGGAGGGACTTTTTGCCATGTTAAAAGAACAAGGTGCTCCTGATACGGAATTTCAAACGTTTAGAAAGTATCTGACGCAGGATTCTATGACTTTGAAAGAGGCCATGCAGTTTCTTAAGTTAAAATCTGCTGAAAAAGACGAACTGTTGAAAATGTACTTCGGAGAAAAGGAGTATGAAAAATACAATATTATTCCTGTCAATAAATTTATTCTTCCCGTAAACAAGGAAAATGCGGTGAAGTCAGGAATTATTAATCCGAAAGATCTTCCAGATGCAGTGGATCATATCATGATTAATTATGAAGCCCATACTCTTTACAAAAGCAATCTTATGATGCTGGATATGTTGGCTAACTTCGATTGGAAACGACCTATTAATTTCTCATCAGGTGGACTCTATGATAGTGAAAATATTTTTTATCTGGATGATTATCTGCAGTTTGATGGATTCAGTTACAGACTGGTTCCTATTCATACGCCACAAGGTCCGGATGGAGATAAAGGCAGGGTAGATGCGAATTCTCTTTATAACGTGGTGAAAAACTTTAAATGGGGTAATTTTAAAGATCTCAGTATTTATTATGATGAAACTGCTACTTCCAATATTATAGGTTACAGAATGTCGGTAAGCAGAGCCGCTTCTGCGCTTGTTCTCAATGGACAGAAAGCTAAGGCACAGGAATTATTAGATCTTGTAGCTAAGGAAATTCCCGTTGAAAAATACAATGATCCACGTTCATTGAGTTCTATTGTAACCGCTTATATCGTTGCTGGAGAAGAGCAAAAGGGAATTCAGTTGGCAGAAAAACTTAAAAAAGGAATATTTGATGAGTATGATTATTATCTGAAACTCTCTCCGTCATTTCAAGCCGCTGCCAGAAGGCAGATGAGAACAAAACCGATGGAATATGCACTTGTCATTTCAGCAGTTACAGAAGGATACAGAAGATTGGGACAGAATGAGAAAGCACATGCCTATCTGCTAAAATCTGTGGAGCCAATTGATCAGAAATTCAATGTCTTTATAAAAAGTCTTCAGCAAATGGATAAAGAAAAAGCAATGAAAGAATCTGAAAATGTTCAGCAGATTACCCCTTTCTATCAATATTTGTTTGACGTAATGAAGCCTTTTGATTCTGCCTATTCAAAGAAGAAAGAAGAGCAGATTACCACAGCCATGATTAGGGCTACACAGTAA
- a CDS encoding HlyD family secretion protein, producing MKKKYTPTDRIITKVTGWISVLIVAALAVWGGFTLKNYYQYEQTNDAQVQEYVNPVISRAGGFIVAVKFEENQEVKKGDTLLLIDNREYVLQQKQTQAALQKARAELRVLESNTGTTEKEAASAQAQVDANKAKVWKQQLDYNRYKKLYDEESATKQRLEDVKATLDVNESEYKSSQDNYAASMSKINDIQSEKAVVQAEIARLEALLDRHKLDVTYTAVTAAYDGRMGRRTVEIGQMIDAGETLAFIVNNETDKWVVANYKETQIKDMHIGDHVKIVADSYPDREFQGTIISLSPATGSSFSLLPPDNSTGNYVKIVQRIPVRIKVDGQRKEIDVLKLGMNVNVYANKKHSNG from the coding sequence ATGAAAAAAAAATATACTCCCACTGATAGAATCATTACAAAAGTAACAGGATGGATTTCCGTTTTAATCGTTGCTGCATTGGCCGTTTGGGGCGGTTTTACCCTTAAAAATTATTATCAATATGAGCAAACCAATGATGCTCAAGTTCAGGAATATGTAAATCCTGTTATTTCCAGAGCTGGTGGATTTATTGTTGCGGTGAAGTTTGAAGAAAATCAGGAAGTGAAGAAAGGAGACACTCTTTTACTGATTGATAATCGTGAATATGTACTTCAGCAAAAACAAACCCAGGCAGCCCTTCAGAAAGCCCGTGCAGAACTAAGAGTGTTGGAAAGTAATACCGGTACCACAGAAAAAGAAGCCGCCTCGGCTCAGGCTCAGGTAGATGCCAATAAAGCAAAGGTCTGGAAACAGCAACTTGATTATAACAGATACAAGAAGCTTTATGATGAAGAATCTGCTACAAAACAACGATTAGAAGATGTAAAAGCAACTCTGGACGTCAATGAAAGCGAATATAAATCCTCTCAGGACAACTATGCTGCATCCATGTCTAAAATCAATGATATACAAAGTGAGAAAGCTGTTGTACAGGCAGAAATTGCCAGACTGGAAGCATTATTGGATCGCCATAAACTGGATGTAACCTATACCGCAGTTACCGCCGCATACGATGGAAGAATGGGTCGTAGAACCGTTGAAATAGGACAAATGATTGATGCCGGAGAAACCCTTGCCTTTATCGTGAATAATGAAACCGATAAATGGGTAGTTGCAAATTACAAGGAAACACAAATTAAGGATATGCATATTGGAGATCATGTGAAAATTGTAGCGGATTCTTATCCCGACAGAGAATTTCAGGGAACCATTATCTCATTGTCACCAGCAACAGGGTCTAGTTTTTCCCTTTTGCCTCCTGATAATTCCACCGGAAACTATGTGAAAATTGTACAGCGTATTCCTGTAA